A stretch of DNA from Tigriopus californicus strain San Diego chromosome 11, Tcal_SD_v2.1, whole genome shotgun sequence:
TACTGCTTCTATTTCGATCGATCGCGTCGCGCCGCCccggatttcaaaaagaagttgCGCGAAAAGCGTCGGCATGCGGCTAAACGGGCGGCCGCCCACCGGGGACCCGCCTTGCCCGATTTCTCAGATCACGAAGCCGTCCAACGCTTCTTCTTGCAAGAGGTGAGTGGCGAAATGTGTCAGTCAGGTCAAAGACATCTCTTTTTTGGAGAGATATTTTAAATTATTGGTTTCTAGCGGGCCAAGTTGGTCCGCTAACATGGCAAGTCAAGACACGATAGTTGACCATTAGACCCAAGTCCACCTGGCTAGTTCCAGGCATGATTATGGATGGGTGGCGACCAACGTTGAGGCGGGTGAAGACGGCCATTTTACCCATCCACTCGACAATTATTGAACCAGTCTCGGAGTGAACCCCCGGATCTCTCCATTTCACAGCCAGACGTAATCAGCGGCCCGATTTTCCCGATCCACCCCAGTCATTTCAGTTTAGGCCCATAGTACCaccatatatatatatatatatattggcACGGCTGGCTTTGGACTCCAAGGGTTTGTCATTCTTTGTGTTCCAGGTGCAATTAGGCGAGGAGCTTTTGGCTCAGGGCGACATCGAGAACGGCGTGGAGCATTTAAGTTTGGCCGTGGCCGTATGCGGGCAACCCCACTCGCTCCTGGGCGTGCTCCAACAGACCCTTCCCCCTCAGATCTACCAGCACCTGCTCCAAAATCTGGATTTGGCCCAACAACGCGTGCGCAGTCACGTGTCGCGCAACGTGGCCGGTCTGATTCGCCCGGGGACCGAAGGCCCACCCGCCTCGGCCGGGGCGGCCCCGGGCTCGGGCCCGGCCGGCCTGGCCTTGGGTCTGAACGAAGAAGACGTGGAGTAACCCGGCGGGCGTGACATTATGAACCACGGTGAATTAGTGAACTGAGTAGCGTAGCGTCCCAGGCCCACCCACGCGTTGGATGCACCAACCTGGAGTGGGCGTAACCGCCGACCGAATGTCA
This window harbors:
- the LOC131890645 gene encoding mitochondrial import receptor subunit TOM20 homolog B-like, translating into MTSSVASSSLSPTGRTLSWCAGLGAAAFLGYCFYFDRSRRAAPDFKKKLREKRRHAAKRAAAHRGPALPDFSDHEAVQRFFLQEVQLGEELLAQGDIENGVEHLSLAVAVCGQPHSLLGVLQQTLPPQIYQHLLQNLDLAQQRVRSHVSRNVAGLIRPGTEGPPASAGAAPGSGPAGLALGLNEEDVE